In Cottoperca gobio unplaced genomic scaffold, fCotGob3.1 fCotGob3_331arrow_ctg1, whole genome shotgun sequence, one genomic interval encodes:
- the nptxrb gene encoding neuronal pentraxin receptor b has protein sequence MKFVVVLVGAGSLAFLGAVICIIASVYPRKHASPLGDNNTLSEPLLEPLEPGSVAHAGPLGALHGANSYDGENGLGGIGLEVPTLNELHLGEETGGGTAKQFSFSRLICTPVPVGECKSKDLRQQQADQPLYGAGDEDWTYLRTTADDLRQMVLQQNDQILMDQRTIRELTGKLSECESGLEDERNVPERSIGVWSGNRRVMAGDDVSSSAAAQLQTARAVEELARAIMDLKDRIEKLEAEIGPAALNITDTSVGTSGSSGSSSGSSSSGSSSGSSSGPPGNSPKASEPPTGSASSPPAAAPPPGGRRPASPSSPAAKPPSKVSSGRGKGTWSVGDLEGELERKIKLLEKERSTMMKETKDQHEKINQGIDTVHQRVTELEHTLTEPSFPDGFVLSFPMRTNYMYGLVRKEITEMYAFTACVWLKAKEGGIGTPFSYSVPGQPNELVLLQGVHNPVELLINDKVAQLPLSLPQDEWQHICVSWTLRDGVWKAYQGGKMKGRGEGLAAWHPIKPGGVLILGQEQDTLGGHFDASQALVGELSQFNLWDRVLKPAEVAALADCSSSALGNIAPWTDLDVDVYGGATKESLDPCHVAQRSNPSSPKQ, from the exons ATGAAGTTCGTGGTGGTGCTTGTGGGAGCGGGCTCGCTAGCCTTCCTCGGCGCGGTCATCTGCATCATCGCGAGTGTTTACCCCCGGAAACACGCCTCGCCTCTCGGCGACAACAACACCCTGTCGGAGCCTCTGCTGGAGCCCCTGGAGCCCGGCTCGGTGGCTCACGCCGGGCCGCTGGGCGCGCTGCACGGCGCCAATTCCTACGATGGAGAGAACGGGCTCGGCGGCATCGGCCTGGAGGTTCCCACTCTGAACGAGCTCCACCTCGGGGAGGAGACCGGAGGTGGGACCGCGAAACAGTTCAGCTTCAGCCGGCTGATCTGCACACCTGTACCGGTGGGAGAGTGCAAGAGCAAAGACCTGAGGCAGCAGCAGGCGGACCAGCCGCTGTACGGCGCCGGGGACGAAGACTGGACCTATCTCCGCACCACCGCGGACGATCTCCGTCAGATGGTGCTGCAGCAGAACGACCAGATCCTCATGGACCAGAGGACCATCCGGGAACTCACGGGGAAGCTGAGCGAGTGTGAGAGCGGCCTGGAGGACGAGAGGAACGTCCCGGAGCGGAGCATCGGGGTCTGGAGCGGCAACCGCCGAGTCATGGCCGGGGACGATGTGAGCTCCTCGGCAGCGGCGCAGCTGCAGACTGCGCGGGCTGTGGAGGAGCTGGCCCGGGCCATCATGGACCTGAAGGACCGCATCGAGAAACTCGAG GCGGAGATAGGCCCGGCTGCCTTGAACATCACGGACACATCCGTGGGTACAAGcggcagcagtggcagcagcagcggcagcagcagcagtggcagcagcagtggcagcagcagcggccCGCCTGGTAACTCCCCAAAGGCATCCGAGCCGCCCACCGGCAGTGCTTCCTCTCCGCCTGCAGCGGCTCCTCCCCCAGGGGGTCGTCGTCCGGCCTCCCCTTCTTCCCCTGCCGCCAAGCCACCTTCCAAGGTCTCCTCCGGGCGTGGGAAGGGCACCTGGAGCGTGGGGGACCTGGAGGGCGAGCTTGAGAGGAAGATAAAGCTGCTGGAGAAAGAGCGATCGACCATGATGAAGGAGACGAAGGACCAACACGAGAAGATCAACCAGGGCATCGACACTGTCCACCAACGCGTCACCGAGCTGGAGCACA CGCTCACAGAGCCGTCCTTCCCTGATGGCTTCGTCCTCTCCTTCCCCATGAGGACCAACTATATGTACGGCCTGGTGAGGAAAGAGATCACAGAGATGTACGCCTTCACTGCCTGTGTGTGGCTGAAGGCCAAAGAGGGAGGCATCGGCACCCCCTTCTCATACTCAGTGCCAGGGCAGCCCAACGAGTTGGTGTTGCTGCAGGGAGTCCACAACCCGGTGGAGCTGCTCATCAATGACAAG GTGGCGCAGCTGCCTCTGTCCCTCCCGCAGGATGAGTGGCAGCACATCTGTGTGAGCTGGACCCTGAGGGACGGGGTGTGGAAGGCCTACCAGGGGGGGAAGATGAAGGGCAGGGGAGAGGGGTTGGCTGCATGGCATCCCATCAAACCAGGAGGCGTCCTCATACTGGGACAGGAGCAG GATACATTGGGGGGGCATTTCGACGCCTCCCAGGCTCTCGTCGGGGAGCTCTCCCAGTTCAACCTGTGGGACCGGGTGTTGAAGCCGGCGGAGGTCGCCGCCCTGGCCGACTGCAGCTCCTCGGCGCTGGGTAACATCGCCCCCTGGACCGACCTCGACGTGGATGTGTACGGCGGCGCCACCAAGGAGTCCCTGGACCCGTGCCACGTAGCCCAGAGATCCAACCCCTCCAGCCCCAAACAGTGA
- the cbx6a gene encoding LOW QUALITY PROTEIN: chromobox protein homolog 6a (The sequence of the model RefSeq protein was modified relative to this genomic sequence to represent the inferred CDS: deleted 1 base in 1 codon): MSQSDCSSLTQDAAASVLALSAPLRVAKLLSSARYHGDRGEGRSEGVGMRESKQAPVAPSPKLNSLAATHKLKKDIHRCHRMSRRPLPRSDPMASSFSNPGGFPSRLHVSPFSETVRILNRRVKPREVKRGRIILNLKVIDKAGRGGAAAGTRNITAGRQNIPSRNRIIGKKGEAPYRPFQPPLKMLGFPMYGKPFGLQCGGPLSFHSHPGSSTGAHSTSSQYHSTPSSSTGSEGKSCTKASAWSQPATGASASSVAHKSSKAPAETQKSQSAKPAASAPSSDANPEASPVLPSSPSSSSSAILEDEEEDGALESCATPEGGKKRRAKRQPPTAAADQSSAPAEPQRALAEGDPNWHPEMAPSCKDVVVTDVTTNLVTVTIKEFPSPASCPASPSATPDNASPPPPSTTSDDPSPAKP; the protein is encoded by the exons ATGTCCCAGAGCGACTGCTCATCACTGACACAAGATGCTGCTGCCTCTGTCCTCGCACTGTCTGCTCCGCTCCGTGTTGCTAAGCTGCTCTCCTCCGCGCGTTACCATGGGGACCGTGGGGAGGGGAGGAGCGAGGGTGTGGGCATGCGCGAATCAAAGCAGG CCCCCGTGGCGCCCTCTCCCAAACTCAATTCCCTTGCGGCCACCCACAAGCTGAAGAAAGACATTCACCGTTGCCACCGAATGTCCAGGCGCCCCCTTCCTCGCTCAGACCCCATGGCGTCCTCCTTCTCCAACCCCGGTGGCTTCCCCTCCCGCTTGCACGTCTCCCCCTTCTCTGAGACCGTCCGCATCCTCAACCGCAGAGTCAAACCCCGGGAGGTCAAAAGGGGTCGCATCATCCTCAACCTGAAGGTCATCGACAAGGCGGGCAGGGGAGGCGCGGCTGCAGGCACCAGGAATATTACAGCAGGACGCCAAAACATCCCTTCCCGCAATCGCATCATCGGGAAGAAGGGAGAGGCACCGTACAGGCCTTTCCAGCCCCCTCTGAAGATGCTGGGCTTCCCGATGTACGGGAAACCCTTCGGTCTGCAGTGTGGTGGTCCGTTGTCCTTCCACTCCCACCCAGGCTCCAGCACGGGGGCCCACTCTACTTCCTCCCAGTACCACTCCACTCCTTCCAGCTCCACCGGCTCTGAAGGAAAGTCTTGCACCAAAGCCTCCGCTTGGTCCCAGCCTGCCACAGGAGCCTCAGCTTCCAGCGTGGCTCACAAGTCCAGTAAAGCTCCCGCAGAGACCCAGAAGAGCCAGAGTGCAAAGCCGGCTGCTAGTGCTCCGTCCTCGGATGCGAACCCCGAGGCGTCTCCCGTCCTCCCCTCCTCACCGTCATCCTCGTCATCCGCCATCctggaagacgaggaggaggacggtGCACTGGAAAGCTGTGCGACCCCAGAAGGAGGCAAGAAGCGCAGGGCTAAACGACAGCCGCCCACCGCTGCTGCCGACCAGAGCTCTGCCCCCGCC GAACCCCAAAGGGCGCTCGCCGAGGGAGACCCCAACTGGCACCCTGAGATGGCACCGAGCTGCAAGGACGTGGTGGTCACTGATGTCACCACCAACCTCGTCACTGTCACCATAAAAGAGTTCCCCTCCCCGGCCTCCTGCCCCGCCTCCCCCTCTGCCACCCCTGACAAcgcctccccccctcccccaagcACCACCTCTGACGACCCCTCTCCAGCCAAGCCATAG